The following nucleotide sequence is from Archangium lipolyticum.
GAGGAAGCGCTGCCGCTCCAGGGCATCGCCGAGCGCATGGGGATGGAGGCCCTCGAGCAGCAGGGTGCCGTAGCCCGCCGTGTGGCGGAAGATGACGCGCACCGTGGCCTCGGAGAACGCGGCGAGCGGACCGTCCCCGGCCAGCAACGCCTCGCGCTGCTGCTGGAGCAGGAGGCACATGCGGGAGAAGCCCTCGGAGAGCTCACCGGCGTAGTCGAGCAGGTGGACCTCCGCGTCCTCCAGCCGCGGACGGTTGTTGGAGCCGGAGATCTCCACCTGCCGGCGTTCGAAGCGCATGCGGTCCGTCCCACGCTCCACGGGCATGAGGAAGGCCTGCGGGGTGAGCTGCCCGGGACGCGAGCCGAGACCGCTGATGTCCACCCCGGGGTTGTCCCGGGTGCCCCAGGTGCGCTGGGGCAGCAGGCCGCTCTTGAGCACCGATTCGCCGAGCGGCGCACCCGGGAGACGCTCGACGCCGCGCAGCTCGCGCCCGCGGACGGAGGGGTGGAAGAGCGTCTCGAGATCCACCAGGACGGGATGCTCCCCGGAGGCGATCAGGTTCTCGTGATGGAAGTCGGTGGCATCGAGCAGGTAGAGCAGGGCGGTGTAGCCGCCCTGGCGGAGGTAGAAGCGGCGCACCTCCTCGCGCGAGGAGCAGGGCGCGGCGTTCACGAACTCCACCCAGCCATGGTCGCCGCGATCGAGCACCTCGAGAGTCCGGAGGGGCGGGTCGAAGCCCCGGCCGTCGAGCCAGGAGAGCAGCCGTTGGAAGGCGGCCTCGACGGCGAGGGAACGGGGCTTGTAGACGAGCCGGAAGCCCGACGCGAAGTGCAGGAGGAAGACGCTCCGCCCGCCCCGGTGGGAGTCCGAGATGCCGCCCTCGGCTTCGACCAGCCTGTCCATCCGCGCCGCGCCCGTGAAGTGGCCGCGGATGTCCCGTGCGTCGAGAGCCAGGTGGCGCAGCATCTCCAGTGCGGCCCGCTCCCAATTGGCGAGCTGTTCCACGAGCCGCCGCGCGAGGACGGGGTAGTGGCGCAGGATGGAGAGCGCGGCTTCGCGGTGGCGCAGGCCGCGGACGAAGTCCTGGAAGCGCTGCTGGGGCGTGTCGCCCGCGAGCCGTCCCTCGAGGCCCGCCGCGTGGAGCTCCACGACGAGGACGCGGCTCAGCAGGGTGCCCAGGGCCGCCGGGAGATGGCCGAGCAGGGCCTCGGCGGTGGTCCGGGTCTCGAAGGGCGCTTCGGGGAACGAGGCCACGAGCTCCCGGATCCCCGCGAGGAGCCGTTCATGGCTCCTGCGCACCAGGGGCTCGACGAGCACGAGGAAGGGGGAACGCTCTGGTTGCTGTTCCCGCTCGGGCCAGGCGAAGGGCTCGGCGATGGGGGCCGCGTAGGCCTGCTCTATTTCCTGGGCCCAGGAGGGGGCGGACCCCATGGCGCGCCGCAAGGCCTCGGGCGGCGTACCGAGCACGGTACGAAGCTCCTCCTCGGTGATTCCACCCGCGGCGAGCCGGCGCTCCCACAGTCCGTTCCGGCACAGGGGCTCCTGGTTGCGCCAGCGTTCGACGCGCCGCCGGGCCAGCTCACCATCGATGGCCGCCGTCCCACCGTCGTGGCGCAGCATCCGGATGCGTTCACCCAGCTCGGTACCGAGGAACCAGCGCGAGGCGTCGGCCTGACTTTCTTCCACCTCGCTGCCCATCTTGGAGTCGTTCACGGCGGATCTCTCCAATGAGAATGCGTCACGGCGCGAAGCGGAAGCTCTCGTTCGTCGTCCAGCTGCACGGCCATTGGATCAGGAACCCGCCGTCGTCCATGGAGCCGCCCGCGATGTCCAGACATTGGGAGCTGTGCTTCGCCTGGAGCGCGAAGTGCCCGTTGTCGTAGGGGAGCAGGCGGAAGCGTTGGTTGTCGTTGCCGCCGCAGGTGTACT
It contains:
- a CDS encoding type 2 lanthipeptide synthetase LanM family protein produces the protein MNDSKMGSEVEESQADASRWFLGTELGERIRMLRHDGGTAAIDGELARRRVERWRNQEPLCRNGLWERRLAAGGITEEELRTVLGTPPEALRRAMGSAPSWAQEIEQAYAAPIAEPFAWPEREQQPERSPFLVLVEPLVRRSHERLLAGIRELVASFPEAPFETRTTAEALLGHLPAALGTLLSRVLVVELHAAGLEGRLAGDTPQQRFQDFVRGLRHREAALSILRHYPVLARRLVEQLANWERAALEMLRHLALDARDIRGHFTGAARMDRLVEAEGGISDSHRGGRSVFLLHFASGFRLVYKPRSLAVEAAFQRLLSWLDGRGFDPPLRTLEVLDRGDHGWVEFVNAAPCSSREEVRRFYLRQGGYTALLYLLDATDFHHENLIASGEHPVLVDLETLFHPSVRGRELRGVERLPGAPLGESVLKSGLLPQRTWGTRDNPGVDISGLGSRPGQLTPQAFLMPVERGTDRMRFERRQVEISGSNNRPRLEDAEVHLLDYAGELSEGFSRMCLLLQQQREALLAGDGPLAAFSEATVRVIFRHTAGYGTLLLEGLHPHALGDALERQRFLDNLWKGVDERPFLERLVPIELEDLYRGDIPLFTTRAGSRHLWTSSGQRLDDFFEDTGLQRVQRRLANLSSWDVERQRWILHRTLDVIRLAEPGGERPSYRVEEPDAPARREELLAAARRIGERLVGLSLSGPEEAHWLTLEYADPGGWRLAPAGPDLYQGLAGISLSLGYLGAVTGEASFTRTARLALRAQALQIEQDASQVRGLGILNGWGGVLYGLTHLGVLWGDARLLDQAERYLEKLPPLIAGDDILDVGIGSAGCLIALLALAEYRPSELLWRTARACGERLLDSAQRQTRGMGWLIPLAGHRALAGMSHGAAGIALALLRLAAATGDERFHRMALEGLEFERGLFSSSERNWPDLRAGAAEEAGPHGGGTHFMTAWCHGAPGIGLARLAGLPQLDDAQVREELAVATATTLERSFGQNHSLCHGDLGNLDFLLEAARSLRDESLERRVYRLARGILRGMDEQGYLFGLQRNQETPGLLVGLAGIGFGLARLAAPERVPSVLALAPARRNP